One region of Citrus sinensis cultivar Valencia sweet orange chromosome 6, DVS_A1.0, whole genome shotgun sequence genomic DNA includes:
- the LOC102613469 gene encoding LOB domain-containing protein 40, whose translation MRMSCNGCRVLRKGCNENCSIRPCLQWIKSPESQANATVFLAKFYGRAGLMNLINAGPEHLRPAVFRSLLYEACGRIVNPIYGSVGLLWSGSWQLCQAAVEAVLKGAPITPINSEAAAIGQGPPLKAYDIRHVSKDENSPASVDRVKTRCRVKRVVKPKANCNKAEVNMVDELARCAEEMNRSTSHESSLSHQSELAVVENESKESDSMVSAETAETASLLFRAEPESGAKPSERVGWDSCGEIGLGLELTLGFEPVAVSRANHVVPMKKRKLEDRSTCDVDTCKVELGLDFPA comes from the exons ATGCGTATGAGCTGTAATGGGTGTCGAGTTCTCCGCAAGGGCTGCAATGAAAACTGCAGTATTCGCCCTTGCTTACAGTGGATCAAGAGCCCCGAGTCCCAGGCCAACGCCACTGTGTTTCTGGCTAAGTTTTACGGCCGTGCTGGCCTCATGAATCTCATCAACGCGGGACCCGAACACCTCCGTCCTG CGGTTTTTCGGTCGTTGTTGTACGAGGCATGTGGGAGGATTGTGAACCCGATTTACGGTTCGGTGGGCTTGTTGTGGTCGGGGAGCTGGCAGCTCTGCCAAGCTGCTGTGGAAGCGGTGCTTAAGGGTGCGCCGATTACGCCGATTAATTCCGAAGCTGCGGCGATTGGCCAGGGCCCACCACTGAAAGCGTACGATATACGTCACGTGTCCAAGGATGAGAACTCGCCGGCGTCTGTTGATCGAGTCAAGACTCGGTGCCGGGTCAAGCGAGTCGTGAAGCCGAAAGCTAATTGTAATAAGGCTGAGGTTAACATGGTGGATGAGCTGGCTCGGTGCGCGGAGGAGATGAACCGGTCTACGAGTCACGAGTCATCGCTGAGTCATCAGTCCGAGTTGGCGGTTGTTGAGAATGAGAGTAAGGAAAGTGACAGCATGGTTTCTGCTGAGACAGCTGAGACGGCTTCACTGTTGTTCCGAGCTGAGCCGGAGTCAGGAGCCAAGCCGAGTGAGCGAGTCGGTTGGGATTCTTGCGGTGAGATTGGGCTGGGATTGGAGCTGACCCTGGGGTTCGAGCCGGTTGCGGTGTCACGTGCTAACCACGTGGTGCCCATGAAGAAAAGGAAGCTTGAAGATCGTAGCACGTGCGATGTCGACACGTGTAAGGTGGAGCTGGGGCTAGATTTTCCAGCTTAA
- the LOC102578050 gene encoding KH domain-containing protein At4g18375, producing the protein MDASKRNFFKKRPNNQFKRKGVVGIKKGNWSNSSREQSFGNSQPADTVYRILCPSRKIGGVIGKGGNIVKSLREETQAKITVADTIPGSEERVIIIYSSPTKIAKKVNKDDDSAAETKKESMEPHCAAQDALLKVHDRIIEEDLFGGMASDDDNENSTVTARLLVPNNMVGCLLGKRGDVIQRLRSETGANIRVLPADRLPPCAMNTDELVQISGKPNVAKRALYEVSTLLHQNPRKDKPPSSFPQAYGGQNFHSPPAPMADMHPLGNSSWPARNSSLHGMPSTPWMGGYGDQPSRMGSGSINSCPPGQMGEVSAEFSMKILCSAGKIGGVIGKGGFNVKQLQQETGASIHVEDAPTDSDERVIRASAFEGLWNPRSQTIDAILQLQNKTSEFSEKGTITTRLLVPSSKVGCILGQGGHVINEMRRRTQADIRVYSKDDKPKCASEDEELVQISGNFGVAKDALTEIASRLRARTLRDANVGAEPAPVGPVQLVGAAGGLPSRGPLPSGPVGAGISGGYEPFRGGYDYEPQSYPPPPSAPPPSATGYPNMNSAFEARIPNKAVGSVMGTGGSNIPNVGEVVGARVKLQDPHPGSSECIVDIRGSSEHLISAHGTYQSFMTSGQSMKVQPSSYQNINPQQSSYQTMSSHQSSYQNMNTQQSPYHSVNAQQSPYQNINPQQSSYPMHTHQGAGTNPHITPTQSSYYSSSAQQGTYPY; encoded by the exons ATGGATGCAAGTAAGAGGAATTTTTTCAAGAAACGACCGAACAACCAATTCAAGAGAAAAGGGGTTGTTGGCATCAAGAAAGGAAACTGGAGCAATTCTAGCCGTGAACAATCTTTTGGGAATTCTCAACCTGCTGACACTGTCTATCGCATACTTTGCCCTTCTAGAAAAATTGGTGGTGTTATTGGAAAGGGTGGCAACATAGTCAAATCCTTGAGGGAAGAGACCCAGGCTAAGATCACCGTTGCTGATACGATTCCTGGTTCGGAGGAGAGAGTGATTATTATATATAGTTCTCCTACAAAAATTGCTAAAAAAGTGAATAAGGATGATGATTCAGCTGCTGAGACCAAAAAGGAGTCCATGGAGCCTCACTGTGCTGCCCAGGATGCTCTTCTAAAAGTTCATGACAGGATTATTGAGGAAGATCTTTTTGGTGGAATGGCATCTGATGATGACAATGAAAACAGTACCGTCACCGCACGACTACTTGTTCCGAACAATATGGTTGGATGTCTTTTGGGAAAACGTGGTGATGTCATTCAGAGATTGCGAAGTGAGACGGGTGCAAACATACGTGTGCTTCCTGCAGATCGTCTTCCTCCCTGTGCTATGAACACTGATGAATTGGTGCAG ATATCTGGAAAACCAAATGTAGCAAAGAGGGCTCTCTATGAAGTGTCTACTCTATTGCATCAGAATCCACGCAAAGACAAACCTCCTTCAAGCTTCCCTCAGGCTTATGGgggtcaaaattttcattcccCTCCTGCACCTATGGCAGATATGCATCCCCTAGGAAATTCATCATGGCCTGCTCGGAATTCTAGTTTGCATGGCATGCCTTCTACGCCATGGATGGGGGGATATGGTGACCAGCCCTCTCGGATGGGTTCAGGTAGCATCAACAGTTGTCCTCCTGGACAAATGGGAGAAGTTTCAGCTGAGTTTtctatgaaaattttgtgctCAGCTGGGAAAATTGGTGGAGTGATTGGCAAGGGAGGTTTTAATGTGAAACAGCTACAGCAGGAGACTGGTGCCAGTATTCACGTGGAGGATGCACCAACAGATTCTGATGAACGTGTGATTCGTGCCTCTGCTTTTGAg GGGCTTTGGAACCCAAGATCTCAAACTATTGATGCAATTCTTCAgcttcaaaacaaaacaagtgAATTTTCTGAGAAAGGTACAATTACTACTAGACTTCTTGTTCCATCAAGTAAGGTGGGCTGCATTCTTGGGCAAGGAGGTCATGTTATCAATGAAATGAGAAGGAGAACCCAGGCGGATATTCGCGTTTACTCTAAAGATGATAAGCCTAAGTGTGCATCTGAGGATGAAGAACTTGTACAG ATCTCGGGAAATTTTGGTGTTGCTAAAGACGCTTTGACAGAGATTGCATCAAGACTTAGAGCAAGAACCCTGAGAGATGCAAATGTCGGAGCAGAACCTGCTCCTGTTGGGCCTGTCCAGCTAGTGGGTGCTGCTGGAGGATTACCGAGCAGAGGACCCCTGCCATCTGGTCCTGTGGGAGCTGGCATTTCTGGTGGATATGAACCTTTTCGg GGTGGATATGACTATGAACCTCAGAGTTATCCTCCCCCTCCATCTGCTCCCCCTCCATCTGCTACGGG GTATCCCAATATGAATAGTGCTTTTGAGGCTAGGATCCCAAACAAGGCAGTGGGTTCAGTCATGGGAACTGGGGGAAGCAATATCCCCAATGTTGGTGAG GTTGTTGGAGCAAGGGTTAAGCTCCAAGATCCTCATCCTGGTAGTTCTGAGTGCATTGTTGATATCCGAGGATCCTCTGAGCATTTGATATCTGCACATGGTACTTATCAGTCCTTCATGACTTCTGGACAGAGCATGAAAGTTCAACCAAGCTCCTACCAGAACATCAACCCCCAACAAAGCTCCTATCAAACCATGAGTTCTCACCAGAGCTCATATCAGAACATGAATACGCAGCAAAGCCCTTATCATAGTGTAAATGCGCAGCAAAGTCCGTACCAAAACATAAATCCTCAACAAAGTTCCTACCCAATGCACACACATCAGGGGGCCGGGACCAATCCCCATATCACTCCTACTCAAAGTTCTTATTACAGCTCGAGTGCGCAGCAAGGCACATACCCATACTGA
- the LOC102614067 gene encoding cytokinin hydroxylase translates to MAIVVLLISSVAVIFVSLLFRVAYDTLSCYWLTPRRIKKIMARQGVRGPNPRPLTGNILEMAALISQSTSKDYDHIHHDIVGRLLPHYVIWSQQYGKRFIYWNGIEPRMCLSETDLIKELLTKFSTKAGKSWLQQQGSKHFIGKGLLMANGEDWYHQRHIVAPAFMGDRLKSYAGHMVECTNKMLKSLQNAVESGQKEFEIGEYMTRLTADIISRTEFDSSYEKGQQIFHLLTVLQHLCAQSSRHLCFPGSRFFPSKYNREIKSLKMEVERLLMEIIQSRKDCVEIGRSSSYGNDLLGMLLNEMQNKRGNGFSLNFQLIMDECKTFFFAGHETTALLLTWTVMLLASNPSWQEKIRAEVKQVCNGDAPSVDHLPKLTQLNMVINESLRLYPPATVLPRMAFEDIKLGDLLIPKGLSIWIPMLAIHHSEELWGKDANEFNPDRFASRTFASGRHFFPFAAGPRNCVGQSFAMMEAKIILAMLISRFNFTISDSYRHAPVVVLTIKPKYGVQVYLEPVDT, encoded by the exons ATGGCTATAGTGGTGTTGCTAATTAGTAGTGTTGCTGTGATATTTGTGAGTTTATTGTTTAGAGTTGCATATGATACTCTCTCATGTTACTGGCTAACACCAAGACGCATCAAGAAAATTATGGCGAGGCAAGGAGTGCGTGGCCCTAATCCCCGGCCTTTAACCGGAAACATCTTGGAAATGGCCGCCTTAATCTCCCAATCCACTTCTAAAGACTATGATCACATCCACCACGACATCGTCGGCCGCCTCTTGCCGCATTACGTTATTTGGTCCCAACAATACG gGAAGAGATTTATATATTGGAATGGGATAGAGCCGAGGATGTGCTTGTCAGAAACGGACTTGATCAAAGAACTGCTGACAAAATTCAGCACAAAAGCTGGAAAATCGTGGCTGCAACAACAAGGTTCAAAGCATTTTATCGGCAAGGGCTTATTAATGGCCAACGGAGAAGATTGGTACCATCAACGCCATATTGTTGCCCCTGCATTCATGGGAGATAGGCTCAag AGCTATGCGGGGCACATGGTGGAGTGCACTAACAAGATGCTCAAATCTCTGCAAAATGCAGTAGAATCAGGGCAAAAAGAGTTTGAAATTGGAGAATACATGACTAGACTCACTGCCGATATTATTTCAAGAACCGAATTCGATAGTAGCTATGAGAAAGGACAGCAAATTTTCCATCTTCTTACCGTCTTGCAACACCTCTGTGCTCAATCTAGCAGGCACCTCTGCTTTCCAGGCAGCCg gTTTTTTCCTAGTAAATACAAcagagaaataaaatcattgaaGATGGAAGTGGAGAGACTGCTAATGGAGATCATACAAAGCCGAAAAGACTGTGTAGAAATTGGCAGAAGCAGTTCTTATGGGAATGATTTATTAGGCATGTTGCTTAACGAGatgcaaaataaaagaggCAATGGATTCAGCTTAAATTTTCAACTAATAATGGATGAATGCAAAACTTTTTTCTTCGCTGGCCATGAAACTACAGCTTTGTTACTCACTTGGACAGTCATGCTACTGGCAAGCAACCCTTCATGGCAAGAAAAGATTCGTGCCGAGGTAAAACAAGTCTGCAATGGGGATGCTCCTTCTGTCGATCATCTCCCTAAACTCACTCAG CTGAATAtggtaataaatgaatcacTGAGACTGTACCCACCGGCTACCGTTCTTCCGAGAATGGCCTTTGAAGACATTAAGTTAGGTGACCTCCTGATCCCAAAGGGACTATCAATTTGGATTCCAATGCTTGCTATACATCACAGTGAAGAATTATGGGGCAAAGATGCAAATGAGTTCAACCCTGACAGATTTGCTTCAAGAACATTCGCCTCTGGCCGCCATTTCTTCCCCTTCGCCGCCGGTCCAAGAAATTGTGTAGGCCAATCTTTTGCCATGATGGAGGCCAAAATCATCTTAGCTATGCTAATTTCCCGCTTCAACTTCACAATTTCAGACAGTTATCGCCATGCTCCTGTCGTTGTTCTAACAATTAAACCTAAGTATGGAGTTCAAGTATACTTGGAACCAGTAGATACTTGA